tactcCTAATGCAATCAAAACCAAGAGGAGTATGTGTAAATATTGACTTCATAGTTGGTAAAATACATAACACATTGATGAACCCAAGCAGAAGCTCATTCAGAAAGTTTTATTAGCAATAGGTGTTAAAAATTTACAGATATTGTGGAATCAAATTGTCCATACACAGTGAGGCACTCATGGTGAATTCTGACTTATGTTAAAATAAGAGAGACACACTAGCCAAGTGAGCAGTAAATAGAAAATTGTCTAATCCTCTTTGTCCCCTGAATCCTCCTCTTTGGGTTTGGAGAGGAGTTTCATTACTCGGTGTATAGGAGTCTTCACAGACTCATAGTTCCATCCCTTCCTCATAAACATCTTCTCAATCACACCTGGCATCCTGTAGCCCTTGCTTACAATGAAATCTTTGAAGGCAATTGGTCCATAAAGTTCATCAATAATGTCTGGTTCAAGATGCCTTCCATCAGTCAAATGTTCCTTGTAAGGGACGACTTTAGGGTCGGGCAAAggctggtcattgaccagctttttcCAGGATTTGGGGTCCAGATACCATGCTCCATACCTTATCTTCTCCCGTTTGGGTTTATGAGGGTCTTCTGGTTTTCGGAGTTTCCTTTGCCAGTTACCTTCCTGCAGGGAGAATTTTCTCTGCTGTATGTCATCTAGCTGTTTGCAAGGCCTTATATGCAAAGGAAGctggcttattttctttattttgactgtATTATGGGTGAGTGGGACCTCTAAGTCAACCTCAAACTGTTTCATGAGGTCCTCTTCATCAATGCCTATGTCCCCAAAATTATCATCGATCCATCTGCAGAATTCACGAAttcttcttcttgatttttgGAGCCCAGGATTCTTGGGGATATCCATTGTGCATGCTGCATTTGTCTCTTCCTCAGGaaacaaactgaataaatatGACTGGAGGCTCTCCTTGGCCGTTTGCACGTGGGTTTGGTCTTCAGGTTCCAGGTTGTCCTCCTCGGGAGGTTCCAGGTTGAGCTTCCAGGGAGATTCGGGTTggactgcctggggaggctccagtttcacggcctggggaggctccaggttcgctgcctggggaggctccaggttcgctgcctggggaggctccaggttgcCCTCCTCAGGATGTTCTTCACACAGGTGTGTGggggtcttctttctttccttggtgCCCTCACAATACGCCCACGTGTCCTCCAGCTTCCTGTCAGGATCTAGCACTTCCAGGACCTTGAGGAGGAGGTCTGGAGGGAGAGCTTCCTCCAGATTCGGGCAGTTCGCCAGGGACTGCTGGGTCAGGCTGGCTTCAATGTTCTCTACAAAGGCCTTCCGTGCTCGCTGGGCTGGCGAGAGCTTGGAACACAGGTCCGCTCCCGTGGGCGGCTGCCTGTGAATCTTTTTGGGCGGAGGGCGGGGAATTCTATGAGCAATCATGGGGAGAAAGCCTTCCCGAGGGCCACGAGTGATCACATCTTCAGCAGATGGACAGCCCGTTCTGAAGTCGTCTAGTCCCTCCTTCACAAATACCCACCGCTGGCTGTCCATGGAGGTGGGGCACTTCCCAAGCTGCTTGTTCTGCCTGCAGAGATAGCTGGAAGGCAACCTGTCCCTGTCCTTGAACCAGGGATTACATTTCATGCCTAGGGGCAAGGGCTCCAGAGGAGCTGGCCCTAGCAACCACTTTTTGCTGGGCTCTGGCTTCTTGTTCAGCTTTGGCCCTGACTGCCACGGCTTGATCAGCCCTGACTCTATGAGCGCCTTCTTCCTCAGGTCCGACTTTAACAGCCACCCCTTGTGGGGCTCCGGTAAGGGCCACTGCTGGCACGCCATGGCGCCCTTGGCCCAGGGCGTCCACCGGCCCCGTTGCTAGGAGACCATTGCCTGGTACTGACTCATTCTTATTCTTTCCTGAGGCAGGTTAGCACGCGCCCCTGCACAGCCTGCATTGTCCCGGGATGGCCTCCAAGGTTGCATTCTTGCTTGTGGTAGAGAACTGTTCCAGTGTATGGGCACACCACAGGTCAGTTccccattcatctttttttttttaatattttattgattttttacagagaggaagggagtgagatagagttagaaacatcgatgagagagaaacatcgatcagctgcctccagcacatctccaactggggatgtgcccgcagcccaggtacatgcccttgaccggaatcgaacctgggacccttcagtccgcaaggcgacgctctatccacttagccaaaccggcccTGGCTGAATATTTTtgatgtttggtaaaattcaccagtAAAGCCCTCTAATACCCGATTTTTACTTTGTGGAGGCTTTTGATGGTTGCTTAAATTCCCTTGCTATTGTTCAGTTTACTTAGATGTTCCAGTTCATTGTGATTCAGTCTAGGAAGGATATATATAGATCCAAgaacttttccatttcttctaggttattgaatttcaTGGCATATAATCTTTCACAATATTTTTGTATGATTCTTTTTACTTCCATGTTGTTCATTgtatcttctctttcatttttttttattttgtttgagtctttttttcttttttccttaataaGTCTAGCAAGAGAATTgtccattttatttaatcttttaccTCTTTGTTGCACtaatttttagtcatttttttctctactttatttaattctgctctacttcattatttcctttattctgcTGATGTAgggctgaattttttaaaaatatttttctagttctttaagatgtaatgttatgttgtttacttgggatttttcttgttttttgagataagcCTGTATTTATGTAAACCTGTCTCATCACCGATTTTGCTGCATTCCAAATGTTTCGACatgtattgtcattctcatttgtccctctatatttttttaaaaataaattttattgatttttcacagagaggaaggaagagggagagagagttagaaacatcgatgagagagaaacatcgatcagctacctcctgcacacctcccactggggatgtgcccacaaccaagatacatgcccttagctggaattgaacctgggacctttcagtccgcaggccgatgttccatccactgagccaaaccagttaggattccatctatatattttaatatcttttttcttttttagttgtatttgtgcctttatttatttttaatgtatgttttttattgttggtagTATTGCAGATGTGTCCCATttatccccctcctcccagtctctaTCCACTGCCCAGGTATTCACTACCTTATTGCCcatgtctatgggctatgcatataagtatgtaaATTCTTTAGTTtacctcttctcttctcctcaagcacacatcaaggtatgtcagtatGATCCATGCCttcatgcttcaggtcttattttgttagtcaattcattttgttcattagattccacaaataagtgaaatcatgtgatatttgtctttctcagattggcttatttcacttagcataatatttcaggtccatctatgctgtttcaaagggtaagagatccttttttttttttttttacagctgtatagtaATTCATTGTGCaaatgttccacagcttttttacccattcatctgctgatgggcacttgagctctTTCCAAAccgtggctattgtaaatgatgttGCTATGgacataagggtgcatacattctttctgattagtattttgggatttttaggatatattcccagaagtgaaatcactgggtcaaacggaagctcctttattaattttttgaggaatctccatattgtttttcataggggctgcaccaatctgcatttccaccagcagtgagcTAGTGTTCCCTTTacccccatcctcaccagcacttgttgtttgttgatttttttatggtagccattctgacaggcatgaAGTGAtgactcattgtggttttaattttcatttctctaatgattacttacttttagcattttttcatatgtctcttggccatttgtatgtcctctttgggaaaatatctactcaggtcttctgcccatttttttaattggattgcttgtcttcctttgttgagttgtatgaatactttatatattttggatattaatccttatcaaatgtatcattggcaaatatgttctcccatacagtggggtcccttttcattttgatgatggtttcttttatgtgcataaactttttattttgatgtagtcccatttatttttctcctttgctccctttgccttaggagacatattgaaaaaaaattctgctatgtgacATGAAaattttactgcctgtgttttgtTCTAAGCAtattatggtttcatgtcttacatttaagtcttttatccattatgaatttattcttgtgtatggtgtaatttgctgctttaatttcattgttttgcatgtgtttgtccagttttcccaacaccatttgttgaagtgGCTGACTTTACTACATTTATGTTcctgcctcctttatcaaatattaattgacgaTAATGGgtgtgtcaatttctggggtttctgttctgATTCATTGGTATATATgcctgctcttgtgccagtaccaggctgttttatttataactacaggcccagtgcacgtcCCTGGActgtgggggagaaaggggtccctcagccctgcctgcaccctctctcagtccagagTCCTtaaggggatgtcctactgcctgcTTAGGCGCACTCCCCTATGTGGGAAGAGACCCACTGGCCTATCGGGAcagcaccgcccccatcacaggGACACTGCTGCCTGGGTCTGTGGAGGTAACTGGACAGGGGATTGGGAGACTGTGCCACCTCTATGGGAGGTGACCGGACAGGCAATCAGGGGATAGTTCCACCCCCCTCATcacccctctgctgctgctggtcgccaccctcccccccatcGCCAACCCCTCCCTCTGACCtctggcacatgccttggctgtcctggtgccacctgctcgcctgccccaccccccactgactGGTAGTttcaccattcagttgatttgcatattacacttttattttataggatggctttgtagtatagtttgatatctggtaatgcaatccctccaattttgttcttctttctcaaaattgctgcagctatttggggtctttcataaatttttggagtaattattctagttctgtgaaatatgccattggtattttaatagggattgcattgaatctatagattgctttgggtagtatagactttttaatgatgttaattttttccaacccatgaacattatatacatttccattttgttgttatcttcctctatttcttttttcaatgtcctcgTAGTTTCCAAGTACAGggcttttacctccttggttaagtttattcttaggcatcttactttttttgttgcaatggtaaattggattgtatttttcatttctcttttggatagttcattattggtgtataaaaataccattgatttccggatgttgattttgtatcctgctaccttgccatgttcatttatcaagtctagtagttttctggtggagtttttagtgttttctatgtacaatatcatgtcaactgagaataatgacagttttacttcctcctttccaatttggatgcattttatctcttctttttgtCAAATTGCTATGGCTAAGACTTTCAagactatgttgaataagagtggtgaaagagacatccttgtcttgctcATGTTCtaaagggaaacacttttagttggTGACCATTGAATATAaagttggctgtaggtttgtgatatatggcatttattatgttgatgtatgttccctctcttctctcttcccattttcctgagaatttttatcaaaaaagggtgctggattttgtctaatgcttcttctacatctattgatatgatcgtgtgccttttatctctcaatttacgtgatgtattacgtttattgatttgtggatattgtaccatccttgcatccctggaataaatcctacttggtcatggtgtctgatctttctaatataatgatggatccaatttgctagaattttgttgaggattttagcatctgagCTAATCAGGGACactggcctgtagttttcttcctttgtagtgtctttatctggttttagaattaaaataacaCTAGCTTTGtaaaaagagattgaaaatgtcccttcctcttgaatttttttggaatagtttgagaagagtAGGTGCtaagttcttctttgaatatttggtaaatttCTCCTGTAATTTCACAATTTCACCCTGTCCAggagtttgtttgctttttgtttgttttgtttttctgtgagttttttaattactgctttaatttcttcagtTGTTActggcctactcaggttttctgattcttcctgattgagtgttgGAAGATTGTATGTATGTAGGAATCTGTTCATTTTCTCAGGTTGTTTAGTTTTTTTGGCatattgttcatagtatttgcccacaattcctttgtatttctgtggtgtccctTGTTATATCGccacttttatttctgattttatttatttgagtcctctttctttgtttctagaTGAGCCTGGTTAAGGGTTCAttaatctttttatcttttcaaagaaccagcccttggtttatttgatcttttctattgttattttagtctatttatcatttattttctcattgctatttattatttatctccTTCTACTTTCTATAGGCtttgtttgcttttctatttctttttaatttagtaTTCAATTGTTTAATTAAGGCAAGTTGCTATAGTGGGGTGAATTTTTGGTGGGGTGATGGAGTAattgagtaaaaaagaaagaaaaaattaaagagaaagaattcatagatacagacaacattatggtgattgctgggggtgggggagggagatgtGGTGGATgtaggtagaagagggtataggggagaTACATGGTgatagataaaaaaataatataaaattttaaaaaattgttattgcTTCTAgaagtaggcctgtaatgctatgaagttCCCTCAGAGACTTTTTTCTGTGTCTCATATATTTGTatgtttgtgtgttcattttcatttgttttcaggtgattttggtttttttctttgatctTATTATTAGTCCATGTGTTGGagtgtttttcacattttttattgtaattgacttctagttttattccattgtgttcagagaagatgctttacatgatttccatcttctttttttaatataatttttattgacttcagagaggaagggagagatagaaacatcagtgatgagagtgaatcattgaccATCTGACTCCTGCTTGACTaccatggggatcaagcccacagttttggcatgtgccctgaccaagaattgaacctcaAACTCCTGTTTCATAAGTCTATGCCCAATAATTGAACCTCACCGACCAAGCCAATtccaattttcttgaatttatttagacatattttgtgtcctaacttgtggtctgtctttgagaatggtttatatgcacttgagaaaaataCATATTCCGCTGATTTAGGATCAAATGTTCTATGAATATCAATTAAATCAATCTGATTCAATGTTCTGTTTAAAGTCAATGTTGCTTTGTTGGTTTTTTATCTGGAAGATTTATCCATTGGTGTCGGTTGaatgttaaaatcccctactatgaatgtatttctgtcaatctcACCCTTATGTACACTGAggtttactttatatatatatttagatgctactatgttgggtgcatatatatttgtcAGGGATATATCATGTTGTTGGATCAATTATATTAATATTATCTAGTTCCCTTCCTTGTCTACTTTATAGCCcttaatttgaattatttttttaattctttattgtttaaagtgttataTACTTCTCCTTTTGTCCCCATTGGCCTCTCTCCAGCCATCCCCATCCCTAAGCACATGCCCTtatccccctagtgtctgtgtccattggttatgcttatatgcatatgtacaagtcctttggttgatctcttaaccccccctcccctgccttccctctgaagtttgacagtctgttcaatgcttctctgtctcagggacccttgagtctgcatgccgatgctctatccactgagccaaactggttaggacaattaattcttttttaatgtgcacaaatttcatgcaccgggctactagttggtgtataaaaaagccatagatttctgggtgttaattttatatcctgctacattgccaaattgatTTATTTAGTCTAGTAGTTttatgatggagtctttagggttttctacataaaatatcatgtcatctgcaaataatgacaattttacttcttttccagtttgaatgccttttatttcttcttcttgtatgaTTGTTATGGCTAGAACCTCTAGTATTATGTTGAACGGGAGTTGTGAGGGAGGgaatccttgtcttgttcctgttcttaggggaaatggttttagtttttgcccattgagtaccatgttggctgtagatttgttacataaggcttttattatgttgaagtatgatctattcccacttttctgagaatGTTTAAcaagaaaaggtgttggattttgtcaaatgctttttctgcatcaattgatatgattgtgtgatatttgtctttcaatttgtttatgttatgtatcacattaattgatttgcggatattgtaccagccttgcatcccttggttaaatcccacttggtcatgtttcatgatctttttaatatactcaCAAAATTAAAGAacctgaaaaaagagatagaagaaaaataaacaaataaaataatattccattttcatggactggtagaatcaacatcattaaaatgtccatcctacccaaagcaatctatggattcaatgcaatccccattaaaataccaacagcatacttcaaagatctagaacaaactctcaaaAAATTCAGCTTcaacaaaaaagaccccaaatagcttcagcaatcttaagaaagaggaac
The sequence above is a segment of the Myotis daubentonii chromosome X, mMyoDau2.1, whole genome shotgun sequence genome. Coding sequences within it:
- the LOC132223608 gene encoding protein FAM47E-like; amino-acid sequence: MACQQWPLPEPHKGWLLKSDLRKKALIESGLIKPWQSGPKLNKKPEPSKKWLLGPAPLEPLPLGMKCNPWFKDRDRLPSSYLCRQNKQLGKCPTSMDSQRWVFVKEGLDDFRTGCPSAEDVITRGPREGFLPMIAHRIPRPPPKKIHRQPPTGADLCSKLSPAQRARKAFVENIEASLTQQSLANCPNLEEALPPDLLLKVLEVLDPDRKLEDTWAYCEGTKERKKTPTHLCEEHPEEGNLEPPQLNLEPPEEDNLEPEDQTHVQTAKESLQSYLFSLFPEEETNAACTMDIPKNPGLQKSRRRIREFCRWIDDNFGDIGIDEEDLMKQFEVDLEVPLTHNTVKIKKISQLPLHIRPCKQLDDIQQRKFSLQEGNWQRKLRKPEDPHKPKREKIRYGAWYLDPKSWKKLVNDQPLPDPKVVPYKEHLTDGRHLEPDIIDELYGPIAFKDFIVSKGYRMPGVIEKMFMRKGWNYESVKTPIHRVMKLLSKPKEEDSGDKED